One window of the Saccopteryx bilineata isolate mSacBil1 chromosome 2, mSacBil1_pri_phased_curated, whole genome shotgun sequence genome contains the following:
- the TCHHL1 gene encoding LOW QUALITY PROTEIN: trichohyalin-like protein 1 (The sequence of the model RefSeq protein was modified relative to this genomic sequence to represent the inferred CDS: inserted 1 base in 1 codon; substituted 3 bases at 3 genomic stop codons): protein MPGLLRDVLCVIETFHKYAREDGDEATLTCRQLKQLIQDEVGDILQPCAIHAVERNLNLLVVDSDGTINFDEFVLTIFNLLNAHYLDMKSLLNSEPRQVSKPEEKPGDMDLQATSRTGWRTEGTPPTQDKVVLSSEIESSAQLSPEERGCKRVVDPQGNTKTHNLPGEESQHRDPENQHLEGDEQSQEVTQGIPTTGDKGAQIETKKPTAGSEQTGSPTKGEEGQDKEIPREGDNPAREQNGTKTRDQIGEQEGNLGTQSSPSEETTQRAREDQEVSAEKGVKEHSDAQEQPLQGKDKPSSACTDPPEKTAAWKQFQRQKSTDPKDDSRTAAAQELEKDAGRTRPGTKNLTELEDDGRTPETREPLAQEKKHETDNLPVQGDRKNDTETLDVETEKKEEKGPVAHEAVGHEESEKKAQPLALEDEAQNGRYQELQESSKEEDAEERSETQELSSEGKHQNHPETEREEARHTEEGTAQALMSSKDTPAAEGTSGARERIWELSPPENKSRGDNKSVTKTHDKPVEEDDDYQGEDPEPAVTQNNKGSSEIPSSLPPENGDNSFETSDLPMQGDSQSQVDSLGKFVQGSHNNNPDTQKQVALGVKNKTQKAVGGENEQLTEEQEQPSGEEHKIQGSGAKGLGPAVESDEHPEAQTHLVTEKFVTLEKEDTSPQGLAGEGEDQQNPVEKGHDSSVPQSVLEERTQKTQGPCSAERGTVCSSPLYRNRQEKTLQQTDITKEEHQNQAQTTRVSGTELCNDQLSNEISGCPVFFNDSXALQXYTKELLPGKDSTDAQXTSAPRVLEAKQGHPQREKXRPQRKVSTTKQHILIVIPGEVPSNPVHLNVS from the exons ATGCCTGGGCTCCTGAGAGACGTCCTCTGTGTAATCGAGACATTCCATAAGTATGCCAGGGAGGATGGTGATGAGGCAACGTTGACCTGCAGACAGCTGAAACAGCTCATCCAGGATGAGGTTGGGGACATTCTTCAG CCATGTGCCATTCATGCTGTGGAGAGAAACTTGAATCTTCTGGTTGTTGACAGTGATGGCACCATCAATTTTGATGAATTTGTTCTTACAATCTTCAACTTGTTGAACGCCCATTATCTTGACATGAAGTCATTACTAAATTCAGAACCAAGACAAGTATCTAAACCAGAAGAGAAGCCAGGAGATATGGATCTCCAGGCAACCAGTAGAACTGGATGGAGGACAGAGGGAACTCCACCAACTCAAGACAAAGTAGTGCTTTCTTCAGAAATTGAGTcatcagctcagctcagccctgaGGAAAGGGGGTGCAAGAGGGTGGTGGACCCACAGGGAAACACCAAGACTCACAATCTACCAGGAGAAGAATCTCAGCACCGTGACCCTGAGAACCAACACCTGGAAGGAGATGAACAGAGCCAGGAAGTAACCCAAGGTATACCAACAACAGGAGACAAAGGGGCCCAAATTGAGACAAAGAAACCAACAGCAGGATCAGAACAGACTGGCAGTCCCACaaaaggggaggagggacaggataAGGAGATTCCCAGGGAAGGAGATAATCCAGCCAGGGAGCAAAATGGCACTAAGACAAGAGATCAGATTGGAGAACAGGAAGGGAACTTGGGAACCCAGAGTTCTCCATCAGAAGAAACAACACAGAGAGCACGTGAAGATCAGGAAGTTTCAGCAGAAAAGGGTGTTAAGGAACACTCTGATGCACAAGAACAGCCACTACAAGGAAAAGATAAACCAAGTTCAGCATGTACTGACCCTCCAGAAAAAACTGCTGCCTGGAAACAGTTTCAGAGGCAGAAATCAACTGATCCTAAGGATGATAGTAGAACAGCTGCAGCTCAAGAACTGGAAAAGGATGCTGGTAGGACAAGACCTGGGACAAAGAATTTAACTGAACTTGAGGATGATGGTAGAACACCTGAGACCCGAGAACCTCtagcacaagaaaaaaaacatgaaacaGACAACCTGCCAGTCCAAGGGGATAGAAAAAATGATACAGAAACACTTGATGTTGAaactgaaaagaaagaggagaaaggccCTGTGGCCCATGAAGCAGTAGGACACgaagaaagtgagaaaaaggCTCAGCCACTCGCCCTGGAAGATGAAGCACAGAATGGGAGGTATCAGGAGCTCCAAGAATCATCAAAAGAAGAGGATGCTGAAGAAAGGTCTGAGACACAAGAGTTAAGCTCAGAAGGAAAACATCAGAATCATCCTGAAactgaaagagaagaagcaaGACACACTGAGGAAGGGACAGCACAAGCACTTATGAGCAGCAAAGATACTCCTGCAGCAGAAGGGACATCAGGAGCAAGAGAAAGAATATGGGAGTTATCACCACCTGAGAACAAGTCTAGAGGAGACAATAAAAGTGTCACTAAGACTCATGACAAGCCAGTCGAGGAAGATGATGATTATCAGGGGGAAGACCCTGAGCCAGCAGTCACACAGAATAATAAAGGGTCTTCTGAAATCCCCAGCAGCTTGCCTCCAGAAAATGGTGACAACAGCTTTGAGACAAGTGATTTGCCCATGCAAGGGGATTCCCAGAGTCAAGTAGACTCACTTGGAAAGTTTGTGCAAGGAAGTCACAACAATAACCCAGACACCCAGAAACAGGTAGCGTTGGgtgtgaaaaataaaactcagaaggCAGTGGGAGGAGAGAATGAGCAACTCACTGAGGAACAGGAACAGCCCAGTGGAGAAGAGCACAAGATTCAGGGCTCAGGAGCTAAAGGCCTAGGCCCAGCTGTAGAGTCTGATGAACACCCAGAGGCACAGACACATCTTGTAACAGAGAAATTTGTCACTTTGGAGAAAGAGGATACAAGCCCCCAAGGTCTGGCAGGAGAAGGTGAAGACCAACAAAATCCAGTCGAGAAGGGACATGATTCTTCAGTCCCCCAGTCAGTCCTTGAAGAGAGGACTCAGAAGACCCAAGGGCCCTGTTCTGCAGAGAGAGGTACAGTCTGTTCCAGTCCACTGTACAGGAACCGCCAGGAGAAGACATTGCAGCAAACAGACATAACCAAAGAGGAGCATCAAAATCAAGCTCAGACAACCAGGGTATCAGGTACAGAGCTCTGCAATGACCAGCTCAGCAATGAGATATCAGGTTGTCCTGTCTTTTTCAATGACAGCTAAGCATTACAATAGTACACAAAGGAACTTTTGCCTGGTAAGGATTCTACTGATGCACAGTAAACATCAGCTCCTCGGGTTTTGGAAGCTAAGCAAGGTCACCctcagagagaga ccagaccACAAAGGAAGGTGAGCACTACAAAGCAACATATCCTTATCGTTATCCCAGGAGAAGTTCCAAGCAATCCTGTCCATCTCAACGTATCCTAA